From Fulvivirga lutea:
CAACTATGTAATGTCCCTATGCGATGGAGCGTTTGTGTTAGCTCAGGCAGGATTGGTAGATGGCAAAGAATCAACCACATTTCCTTCAGATATTGATGCTTACGCGCAAAGATTTCCACAGTTGAAAGTTCATAAGGGTGTGAGTTTTGTACATGACGGCAAATTAATTACCTCTGTAGGAGGTGCTAAATCGTATGATCCGGCACTCTATTTATCTGAACTTTTGTATGGTAAAAAAGCAGCAGAAGGGCTTGCCAGAGGGTTAGTAATCGACTGGGATATTAATAGCATTAAGTTCGTGCGAGTAGCTGATTAAATCAATTTTGTTTTCACCACAATTTCATTGTGAAGTGTTCTATGAACTGGGCACTTATCGGCAATTTCCAATAAACGATCTCTTTGTTCAGCAGTAAGGTTACCGGTAAGTTCAATTTCTCTTTCTATTTGATCCAGCACAGAACTTTTACTTTCAGGGTTTTCCGAGTCTTTCGTATGTTCTTTTGAGTGCTGTAAATGAACTTTCACCTCTTTCAAGTCAATTTCTTTCCTATCTGCATACATTCTTAATGTCATGCCCGTGCATGCTCCCAATGCCGCCACTAATAAATCATAAGGTGAAGGACCAAAATCGCCACCCCCGAGTGATTTAGGTTCATCGGCTAATAAATAGTGATTTTCAGTTTTTATTTCAGTGAGATACTTATCCATCCCAGTTCTTACTGTTACCTGCTTTTCGGAGGTTAACTCATTTTCCTTTTTGTACTCAACATACCGTTCTGCCCATGCAGCGATAATATTGCCTACATAACTGGAGTCTGTATTTTTAGTTAAAAGGTGGTTTGCCCCATCCAACGAAATGAAACTTTTTGGATGATGGGCCGCTTCATAAATCTTTCGGGCATTTTCAACTCCCACGATCTCATCCTGCGGGCTGTGCATTACCAATAACGACTTCTTTAATTTTGATATCTTTTGATCATTGTTAGCTTGCTCGATATCTTCAATAAACTGCTGCCGAATTTTGAATGGCCGGCCTCCAATTTTAACAGTAGCCTCACCTTCCTTCTTAATAGTTTCTAAGTCTTTATCAAACATGTGCGTTACATGGCCTGGGTCAAATGGCGAGCCAATGGTAACAACAGCCTTAGCTTCAGGCATTTGATGTGCTGCGGCCAAAACTGCAGCTCCGCCAAGCGAATGACCAATTATAATGGCAGGAGCTTTGTACTGCTCTTTCATAAAATCATAAGCACTCACTAAATCGGAGATATTGGAGTTGAAGTTGGTATTTGAGAAGTCACCTTCGCTACTTCCTAAACCGGTAAAATCAAAACGCAAAACGGCTATTCCTTTCTGGGTCATTGCTCTGCTAATATTTACTACTGCTTTAAGGTCTTTAGAGCAGGTAAAGCAATGCGCAAAAATGGCATAGGCAAGAGGGTTACCATCTACAGGTAATTCTAATATAGCATGGATAGTTTGACTTTCTGTATTCTGAAATTTCACCGGTTCAAGCTTCATCTTTTGTGGGGTTAAGAATTTATTGATATAAAATACTGGTTTTTCTTACACTAATATGGAATGTAGCTGACTAAACGTTATATTGCAAAATTTTATTCCGAGATTGTATAAGTTATGATTCAATTAGGTCCGGATGGACTGGTAATTTCTGAGTTGTTTGAGGCAAGTGTAGATGGCATTTTCTTGTTGGATGATGACTGTAGGGTATTTTCTTGGAATAAGAAAATGAAATCGCTCACTGGTTTTGATCAGGATCTTGTCAAAGGCAAACACATTTTTAATCTTTCAGGCCAGTTTAAAAGAACATTTTTTATTGAGGCGCTTAAATCAGCCTTAAATAATGAGGGTTCTGTCTTATCAGAAAGACTAGTATTTCCTGTAAAGGGATCTTTCGTTTATTGCCAGGCCAGTATATCACCATTCAGTTTGCCATATGGCGAAGGAATTGGCTGCATGGTTGTTTTACGGCAACTCAATGAGAGCAAGAAAGAGAGTAGGTTTAAGCCTTTGGTAGAAGAATCTCCTATTGCCACAGCAATTTATGATAGAAAAGGGCAGCCTAAATATTTTAATAAGGCCTATGGCAAGATTTGGGGTGCATCAACCAAAATTTCAAGCTACGTTTTAGATTCTTACAATATTCTTGAAGATATACAGCTTGTAGATTTAGGGATAATGCCATTTATCGAAAAGGCCTTTGCTGGTGAAACATGCGAAATTCCAGCTGTATCTTATAATCCGGAAAAAACACCAGCCCTTAAAAATTTGGGCTTAGATGAATACAAATTCGTCAAAGGACATTTGTTTCCAATAGTAAATGCTGAAAGGCAGGTGGAAGAAGTAGTTCTTGTTTTAAATGATGTTACTTTTCAAAAACAAGCCGAGCAGATACTCTCAGATACACATGCTAAATTTCAAAAGTTAACTCACGGACTACCAGGAGTAATTTACGAATACGAAGAAATAGGCGAAAACCCACACACATTCAGATACATAAGCGAAGGGTGCCAGGATATGTTTGGGTTTTCACCCGAGGAGATTCTTGCCAACTCAGCACTGCTAGAAAATAGAATCCATTCAGAAGATATTGATAGTTACAGGCAGTCGATGCGAAATAGTGAGTTTGGCGCCCGTAATTGGGCATGGCAAGGCCGCATCGTGGTAAACAATGTAACTAAGTGGATTGAAGGAAAATCCAGCCCAACAAAACTGAATGATGGTTCCATCGTGCGTTATGGACTGCTTCTTGACATCACAGATAAAAAAGAAGTGGAGCGCCAGTATAAATTAACCGAAGAGCGGCTTCAACTTGCCCTAGATGGTGCTGATCTTGGTCTTTGGGAGTGGGAGCATAAAAAGGGAAAATTCTTACTTAATAAATCATGGGCTCATAAATTGGGTTATGATCATAGTGAATTCAACAAACACTTTTCAAAGTGGGAGTCATTGGTTCATCCGGAAGATTTAGAAGTATTTAATACAAAAACTGAGCAATTCTCCTTAGGCACAAAAGAAGTGGTTGAATTTGAGTACCGCATGAAAACTAAATCAGGTGAGTGGGTTTGGGTGCTTGATAGAGGCAAAGTAATAGAACGAACGAAAACAGGGAAAGTAAAACGCGCTTCAGGTACCATTTTGGATGTCAATAAATCCAAAATAACCCAGCAGCTTATAAAGCAAAATGAACAGTTATTTACTCAGCTGTTTGAAAATGCACCGCTAGGCCTTGTGTTGCTTGATGACAAGCACCAGGTAGTACAAATGAATCAAGGGTTTGTTGATATGTTTGGCTACACTCAGGAAGAAGTAATTGGCAACCAGCTTAATAATATTATTGTACCCGATGCCAGTGTTCAGGAAAGCATAGACATCAATACACTTACCTCAAAGGGGACTGTCGGTATCCTGGAGTCACACCGTTTGCATAAAAATGGTAATATGGTTCCTGTAATTATCTATGGTGTGCCAATTTCTTACAACGAAACAACCATAGGCATCTATGGCATCTATGTAAATATTGCCGAGCGCGTTAAAGCTGAAAAGGAACTGCAAATCCGAAATAACGAACTGGATAATTTCGTATATAAAGTTTCGCACGACTTAAGGGCGCCACTTTCATCAATACTAGGATTAGTTCATTTGGCTAATCATGAGCAGAACGAGGATGACTTGAAAGAATATATCGCTATCATTGAGAATAGAGTAAAGCAGCTCGATAGTTTTATTAATGATGTACTTAGCCACTCAAAAAACCTGAAAATGGATGTGAAGGTGGATGAGATTAACTTTAAGGAAATTATTGATAACTGCTATGCAGAATTAAGTTATCTGCCGCATTCACAAAATGTTTTGCGTAAAATAGCCATTGATGGCCCTGCTTTTTATAGTGATGTTTGGCGTATCAAAGAAGTGTTCAGAAACTTAATTTCTAACGCCATCAAGTATGCTGATCCGGAAAAAGATTGCTCGTTCATTTCATTAGATATTACTATTACTGAAGAGCAAGCCACTATCAGAGTAGAGGATAACGGAATTGGCATTGATGATGAATCGTTGCCTAAAATATTCGAAATGTTCTACCGTGCTACTACCAAAGCAGAAGGTTCGGGTATTGGACTATACATTGTTAAAAATGCAATCGAAAAGCTAGGCGGACAAGTAGAGCTGGAAAGCAAGGCCGATGAAGGCACCATCTTTAACATAATTTTGCCTAATCAATGTCATAACGCTGAAATTAAGGCGTAGAAGGCTTATACTTGCAACATGAACGTTGTTGAAGTTAAAGACAAGTCCTCAATCAAAGAATTTATTCAGTTTCCGGTTCGTCTGTATAAAGATGAGAAAACCTGGATTCGCCCTCTAGATAAGGACATCGAAAATGTTTTTGACCCAAAGAAAAACAAGACTTTTAGAAATGGTAAATGCACTCGCTGGATTCTTCAGCGAGATGGAGAAACGATAGGTCGAATAGCTGCTTTCGTTAATGAAAAAACCGTTCATAAAGATAATGATCAACCTACTGGTGGGCTTGGTTTTTTCGAGTGTATTAATGATCGGCAAGCGGCTAATTTACTTTTTGATACAGGTAAAAAGTGGTTAGAAGACCAGGGAATGGAAGCCATGGATGGGCCCATTAACTTTGGCGAACGAGATAAATGGTGGGGTTGTTTAATTGATGGTTTTCATATTGAACCTAATTACAACTGTAATTACAACTTCCCTTATTATGTTCAGCTTTTCGAGAACTATGGCTTTCAAATATATTTCAAGCAATTTACGTTTGGTAGAAAAGTAAGAGCGCCATTCTCTCAGAAACTAATGGAGAAGGGTGAAAAAATTATGGCTGATAAAGACTCCGGATACCACTTTGAGCATCTGAGACTTAAGAATTTAGCTAAATACACGGAAGATTTTAGAGTAGTATATAATAAAGCCTGGGCTAGGCATAAAGGGGTTTCAAAGATGACTTCCTTACAAGCGAAAGCCATAATGAAGCAGATGAAACCGATCATCGATGAAAAGATTATTTGGTTTGGTTATCATAACAATGAGCCCATTGCCTTTTACATAAATCTGCCTGAAGTAAACCAGATTTTTAAGTACGTTAATGGCAAGTTAGATTGGATTGGTAAACTAAAATTTGTTTACCATAAGTGGCGCAAGAGTTGTAATAAAATGCTGGGCTTAGTATTTGGTATTGCCCCGGAGCATCAAGGAAAAGGGGTTGAGGGAGCTTTAGTTTTAGCTACAGCCCAAATGGTGCAAAAGGACTACCAAAGATATGATGATTTAGAAATGAATTGGATTGGAGATTTTAATCCAAAAATGATTAGAGTGGTAGAACAAGTCGGTGGAGATATTGTTAAAACCCATGTCACCTACCGTAAATTGTTTGATGAATCAAAACCATTCAAGCGTTGTCCTATTCAGTAGTTGGTGAATGAATATTTTGAATTTTAGATCAAGAATTTTAGTTAAGAATATTTTGAAAGGCCTGCTTTGGTTAACAGGACTTATCGTGTTATTCTATGTTTTTGAAGAGTACACGCATTTCAATTTATTTTTAGAACACATAGCACAATGGCCTTGGGCTGTTTATTCTGTATTTATTGCTTCTGAAATAATTTTTGGGATTATACCACCCGAGTTCTTTGTTAAATGGTCTGAAAGCCATGGTTTATTCAATACCTATGTGGCGAATGTAGCCTTACTGGCAATCATTTCTTATGGGGCAGGTGTATTAGGTTATTACATAGGTTCCAACCTCAGAAATGTTGCTTTTTTTAAGCCGTATTTTGATAGATACATCCGCAGATACAGAAACTTACTGAATAAATACGCTGGATTCCTTATTCTTATTGGAGCTGTAACTCCTGTACCGTTTTCAGCAATATGTATGCTTGTAGGAGCTACAAACTTTGATTTTAATAAATTCTTGCTGGTAGCCTCCACCCGTTTTTTAAGATTTGCCTTTTACTCAGCTGCTTTATTTTACATATAACAGATTATGAAGAAAAGAACCGGAGTACTTTTAATTAACCTTGGAACGCCTGATAGCCCTTCTGTTGGTGATGTTCGCTCCTACCTGTTTCAATTTTTAAATGATCCTAGAGTAATTGATATACCAAAATTGCTTAGAATGATTTTGGTGAACTTAATCATCGTTCCTTTTAGAGCACCAAAGTCAGCAAAGATTTATAAAGAATTATGGACGGATGAAGGTTCACCACTTTTGAATATTAGTCAGAATGTGGCTAACAAATTGGATAAAGAGTTAGGCGATGATTTCGATGTACACCTTGCCATGCGTTATAAAAATCCAAACATCAAGGATGTGTTGGAGCAAATGCGATTAAAGAATTATACTAAGATTGTAGTGATCACCATGTTTCCCCAATATGCCTCGGCTAGCACGGGCTCAGCTTATGAGTTGGTAATGGATGTAGTGAAAAAGTGGTGGGTAATTCCTGAAATACAATTTGCTGGGCAGTATTATGACCATCCTGATTTTATTGAAGCTATTGCGGATAGAGCATCCAAATATAATTTTGACGAATATGATCACATTTTATTCTCCTACCATGGCGTACCTGACAGGCATGTAGATAAGGTTTATGCTACTGGTTTATGTACTGATAGAGACTGCGAACACGAAATCACAGAAGAGAACCAATATTGCTATAAAGCTACTTGTTACGCAACAACCAGGCTTTTAGTGAAGAGGCTGGGAATTCCTGAAGACCAATATACCGTTTGTTTTCAATCGCGGTTAGATAAAAAGTGGCTTACGCCATTTTCTGACAAGGTTGTAGAGGAATGGGGCAAAAAGGGAGCTAAGAAATTGCTCGTTTTCTCACCAGCCTTTACTGCTGACTGCCTGGAAACTATTATTGAAATTGGTGATGAGTACCAGGAAATTTTTGAAGAACATGGCGGTGAGAAAGTACAGTTAGTGGAAAGCCTGAACGAACACCCGCTGTGGATTAAGTGTTTGAAGGAGTTGGTCTTGAAATAGCTTATTTTAACGCTTCTTGCTTATAAAACTCCGCAATCTTCTCACTCGCATAATCAATCTCTTCAACGGTATTATACTTGCTAAAAGAAAATCTAACAGCGCCTCTGTTTGGGTTGGTCTTAATGCCAGCCAATACGTGAGAGCCGGTTGTGGCTCCACTTGAGCAAGCACTACCTCCAGATGCCGAGATGCCATTAATATCTAGCGTAAATAATAGCATATCATTATCCTGAGATTCAGGCAAGCATACATTCAAAACAGTGTAAAGGCTCTTTTCAGGATTGTCAGACTCGCCATTGAATGAAACACCTTCAATAGAATTTTTAAGATTATCAATCATTCTATCTTTTAAACCCTGAATATGATTTTGGTGCTCAGCCATTTCTCGATAGGCAATTTCTAACGCTTTAGCTGTGCCAATGATGCCATATACATTTTCTGTTCCCCCGCGCATATTACGTTCTTGTGCGCCACCATGAATAAATGGAGCAATTTTGGTGTTTTTATCTATATACATAAAACCGGCACCTTTTGGCCCATGGAATTTATGGGCTGCTCCAGTAATGCACTGAACATCTAATTCACTTAAATTATGCGCATAATGACCCATGGTTTGCACTGTGTCTGAATGAAAAATAGCATTGTGTTTTTTGCAAATTTCTCCGGTCGCTTTTAAGTCTAAAATGTTACCAATCTCATTATTGGCATGCATTAGCGAGACAAAACTTCGCTCATTCTTGGCTAGTAGTTCATCTAAATGATCCAGGTCAACATTACCCTTCTCATCTAAATTCACATAGCTTAATTTAATCTTGCCCGTTGTTTCTAAATTTTCTAACGTATGCAGCACAGCATGGTGCTCAATTTTAGAAGTAATTGCATGCGAAAGGTTATAAGAAGATATGCTGCTACAGATTAAGGTGTTATCCGCCTCAGTTCCTCCAGATGTAAAAAAGATTTCTCCTGGAGATACTTTAAGTAGCTCAGCAACAGTTTTTCTCGCTGATTCTATGGCCGAACGCACCTGTCTGCCATGGGAATGTGTACTACTTGGATTTCCATAGTTATCCAATAAATAAGGTTTCATTGCCTCGAAAACCTCCGGATCTAATGGCGTAGTGGCAGCATTATCTAGATATACTTTCATCAACCTAGGCTTTAGTACTAATAATCTCTTTTATATCGCTAATAATTTTCTTTGCCAGGTATTCTGCCGTAGCTTCTGACTCAGACTCACAGTAAATTCTAATAATTGGCTCAGTGTTCGATTTTCTCAAATGCACCCACTCATTTTCAAACTCAATTTTCACTCCATCAATATCATTGATTTTATTCTTAGAGTATTGATTTTTAATCTCAACTAAAATCTTATCAACATCCACTTCAGGAGTTAACTCAATTTTATTTTTTGAAATATGATAGTTGGGGTATGTTCCTCTTAATCTGGAACACGATTTACCAAATTTCGCTAAATGAGTAAGAAATAATGCAATTCCAACCAGTGCATCTCTACCATAATGTAACTCAGGATAGATAATGCCACCATTTCCTTCACCACCGATTATGGCGTTAGTGCGCTTCATTTCTTCTACAACATTTACTTCACCTACAGCTGCTGCACTGTAAGTGCCGCCATGCTTTTCAGTTACTACTCTTAATGCCATTGATGATGACATGTTTGATACCGTTGCTCCTTTTTTCTGACTCAGGATGTAATCTGCAACAGCTACCAGAGTGTATTCTTCACCAAATGGAGTGCCGTCTTCCTGTATGAGCGCGAGTCTGTCAACATCAGGGTCGACCACTATCCCTAAATCATATTTACCTTTTTCTAATTCCGATGAAATTTGTGTTAGGTTCTCTGGTAATGGCTCTGGATTGTGTGGAAAATGACCTGTAGGCTCACAAAATAATTGTTTGCATTCCACTCCCAGAGCATCTAGAAGTTTTGGGATGGCAATTCCACCAGTGGAGTTCACAGCATCAACCACTACGCTAAAGCCTTTTGCTTTAATCGCTTCTACATCTACCAAAGGCAAATCCAGAATCATTTGAATATGCTTATCAATATAGGTATCGTCTTTTTTTATCTCACCAAGATGATTTACCTCTGCAAACTCGAAATTGGCCTTTTCACCTAATTCGAGTACTTCTGCACCATCTGCGCCACTTATAAATTCACCTTTTTCATTTAATAACTTTAGCGCATTCCATTGCGCGGGGTTATGACTAGCGGTAAGTATAATGCCACCTGCAGCATCTTCAAGCGGCACGGCAATTTCTACCGTTGGAGTTGTAGAAAGACCTAAGTCCACCACATCCATACCCAGTCCAACAAGCGTACTGGCGACTAAGTTGCTCACCATCTCGCCAGAAATTCTGGCATCTCTACCAATAACTATTTTATTTTTTCCGGATTTTTCCTTTGCCCAACTACCAAAAGCTGCTGTAAATTTTACAACATCTATTGGAGTTAAATTTTCATCTGCCTTACCGCCTATGGTACCTCTTATTCCAGAAATTGATTTGATTAATGTCACTCTAAACGCATTTAATTTTCAATGTGCAAAGTTAACATTTTTAGACATCCCAGTTGAGAGATGATCTAATAATTCAAAATTGTTTCATGTTGATTATAATAAAGTTGAATTTTAGCTAAATTGGATGGTTAATTGTCGATCATGGTTTATATACTATTTGTATTAGGATTTGTTTTTTTAATTAAAGGCGCTGACTGGCTTGTTGATGGAGCGTCAAATATTGCTCAAAAGTATAACGTGAGCCAAATGATTATTGGTCTTACTATTGTCTCTTTTGGTACTTCATTGCCGGAACTGCTGGTTAATATTAATGCTTCGGTAACAGGTAATCCGGAACTTGCGATTGGAAACATTTTTGGAAGTAACATCGCCAACATCTTGTTAATACTAGGAGTAAGTGCATTAATAACCCCGTTACCTATTACAAAAAACATCTACTTCTCAGAAATCCCATTTTCACTTGTAGCAACACTCTTGGTAGGGTTTTTAGCCAATGCCGCATTATTTACAGATGAGCGGTCGCTCGCATTAAGCAGGTTAGACGGTATCATACTACTAGTCTTCTTCGTGCTATTCATGGGTTACATTTACGTAGTTTTTAAATCCGATAAATCCGAATTGACAAAAGAAACTACAGTGAGCACTCAGCCTATGGGCAAGTCGCTATTACTAATTCTAGCTGGCTTGGTCGGACTTTATTTTGGTGGTGATTGGGTGGTTAATGGCGCAACAGTTATTGCAGAGCAATTTGGCTTGAGTCAAACGTTTATTGGTTTAACAGTAGTAGCTATTGGAACATCACTACCTGAGTTGTTTACGTCAGCAGTGGCTGCATTTAAGAAAAACACAGACATAGCTGTAGGTAACGTGGTTGGCTCCAATATCTTTAACCTTTTATGGATTTTGGGAGTAAGTGCTGTGATTAGGCCTTTACCTTTTGATGTGGCTAGCAACACAGACATTGTGATGATTATCTTTTCAAGTACGCTACTAATTTTTGCTGTAGCCGTAGGAAAAGGAGCCAGAATTGTTCGTTGGGAAGGTGCTCTATTTGTGGCTGTCTATGTAGCCTATATTGTCTATTTGGTGTACAGAGGCTAATTAAATTTAGCTAATACTTTGTCCACTTCATTATCTGGGTTGCCACAGGTTTGATCACCGGTCATAGTTTTTCCGCAATAACCGCAAGTTGCTCCCTCTTTGTTAAGGAATGGACTCTGTGATGCACATGTACCTTTGAATTCGCCATTTTTTAAGAGAATTAGCCGTACCGACATAAGGGCGAAGAATAGAGCGACAAATCCGATTACCAAAAGAAAAGTAAGCATGTTTATTTATTTTTAGACAAAATTACCAATTCATGCACTAAACATCAGTGCGTTGCACAAAGTTTCTGATCTCACAAAGTATATGAAAGAAATTAAAAAAACTCCTGACCATAATAGAGAAGCAAAGTTAAAGGCGTTTGACAGGCTTTTAACAATTATGGATGAGCTAAGAGAAAATTGCCCATGGGATATGAAACAGACCATGGAAAGCCTGAGGCATCTAACCATAGAAGAAACGTATGAGCTCACTGATGCTATTATCGAAAATGATATGCAAGAAGTGAAAAAGGAGTTAGGCGATTTGATGCTTCACAATGCATTTTATGCAAAAATTGGCTCGGAAAAAGGTGCTTTTGACATGGCAGATGTTCTGAATAGTGTATGCGAAAAGCTGATAAATCGCCACCCACATATTTATGGAGATGTAGAGGCTACTGATGAGAAAACTGTCAAAGAGAATTGGGAGAAAATTAAACTCAAAGAAAAGGGTGATCAGAAGAAATCTGTTTTGGGAGGTGTGCCAAAATCGCTACCCGCGATGGTTAAAGCCATGAGAATTCAGGAGAAAGCAAGAGGGGTAGGTTTTGATTGGGAGAAAAAGGAGCAGGTGTGGCAAAAGGTAGAAGAAGAAATGAATGAGTTTAAAGCTGAATTTAATATTGAGAATGAAAATCAGATAGATAAAGAAAAGGCACAGTCTGAGTTTGGAGACTTACTTTTTTCTTTAATAAATTATGCAAGGTTTGTAGATATTAACCCCGAAGAGGCACTTGAGCGAACCAATAAAAAGTTTATCAAGCGTTTTCAATACCTGGAATCAGAGTCTGAAAAAGATGGTAAAAGTATGGGGGAAATGACCTTGGAAGAAATGGATAGGTATTGGGAAAAAGCAAAAAGTTTGAAATAAACTTAACTAGGTTTTTGGTTGCCTCTTGAGTAATTTCAATGCGCTAGCTTTAAACTATAATGACCTCCGTCCAAAATAAAGTGGCTGCTCCAATTGCAGAAGCAGATCGAATCGAAATTCTAGATATCCTCCGAGGTTTTGCACTTTTTGGTATTTTGATAATGAATATCATCAATTTCAGTGGGTATGATTTTGCCTCAGATGCAACGAAGAGTTCGTTTAGTACATATCGGATTGATCAGCATCTTCTCAACCTAGCTAGGATGTTTTTTGAAGGGAAGTTCTATGCCATTTTTTCTATTCTATTCGGTATTGGTTTCTCCATTATTATGATGAGGTTGAAGAGTAAAACAAGCAATTGGAAAGCTCTTTTTTATCGTAGGCTATTGATTTTAGCACTAATTGGCTACATACACCTTCAATTTTTATGGGCCGGAGATATTCTACTTGTCTATGCGCTCATGGGCTTTTTGCTACCCTTATTTGCCAATTACACAGATAGAAACTTGCTCATTGTTTCTGTGAGTCTGTTAGTTTTAGCGATAGTTATTCACGTATTTGTGGCTATAACCGGATTCATGCCTGGTCAATGGCTGGAAAATATTGGCCTTATGATTGATTCAAGAAATGGCATCCCTGAAGACGAAAGCTGGCGTACCTATTTGTTTAATTCAGCCCACGGATGGCAAGAATTCTGGAAATGGAATGTACCCGGACCGCTATTTCGTTTTTCAGACCTAATAAACAGCAACCGATTTTTTAAAATATTGTCGCTCTTTTTACTGGGATATTACATCGGAAGGAGGCAATTCGCTCTTTATTTGGAGGCAGACAGACTGATAATCAAGAAGATCACCATTTACGGGTTTTTGATGGGAATACCTTCCAATCTTGCTTATGTATATTTTTACAATGATGGAATACAGCTGCCAGAACCGCTCGGATTGTTAGATTCAGTATTTCAAATTGTTGGAGGGTTCTCACTTGGTTTAGCGATAATGGGCGGGCTGACGATCGCTTATTTCAATGGACATAAATGGCTCATGTGGTTTGCGCCTATGGGTAAAATGGCATTGACGAATTATCTTATGCAAACCATCATTTGCATTGGCTTATTTTATTGTATTGCTTTTGCACTTGGAGGTAAAATGGGCCTGACTTATATCTATTTGATCACTGTAGGCATCATTCTTTTTCAGATGCTTTATAGCAAGGTGTGGCTCAAATATTATCGATATGGCCCTATGGAATGGCTTTGGAGAAAATTGACATATGGCAGACTTAAGTAAATGATTATGAAAA
This genomic window contains:
- a CDS encoding calcium/sodium antiporter, with protein sequence MVYILFVLGFVFLIKGADWLVDGASNIAQKYNVSQMIIGLTIVSFGTSLPELLVNINASVTGNPELAIGNIFGSNIANILLILGVSALITPLPITKNIYFSEIPFSLVATLLVGFLANAALFTDERSLALSRLDGIILLVFFVLFMGYIYVVFKSDKSELTKETTVSTQPMGKSLLLILAGLVGLYFGGDWVVNGATVIAEQFGLSQTFIGLTVVAIGTSLPELFTSAVAAFKKNTDIAVGNVVGSNIFNLLWILGVSAVIRPLPFDVASNTDIVMIIFSSTLLIFAVAVGKGARIVRWEGALFVAVYVAYIVYLVYRG
- the mazG gene encoding nucleoside triphosphate pyrophosphohydrolase, whose amino-acid sequence is MKEIKKTPDHNREAKLKAFDRLLTIMDELRENCPWDMKQTMESLRHLTIEETYELTDAIIENDMQEVKKELGDLMLHNAFYAKIGSEKGAFDMADVLNSVCEKLINRHPHIYGDVEATDEKTVKENWEKIKLKEKGDQKKSVLGGVPKSLPAMVKAMRIQEKARGVGFDWEKKEQVWQKVEEEMNEFKAEFNIENENQIDKEKAQSEFGDLLFSLINYARFVDINPEEALERTNKKFIKRFQYLESESEKDGKSMGEMTLEEMDRYWEKAKSLK
- a CDS encoding DUF418 domain-containing protein; amino-acid sequence: MTSVQNKVAAPIAEADRIEILDILRGFALFGILIMNIINFSGYDFASDATKSSFSTYRIDQHLLNLARMFFEGKFYAIFSILFGIGFSIIMMRLKSKTSNWKALFYRRLLILALIGYIHLQFLWAGDILLVYALMGFLLPLFANYTDRNLLIVSVSLLVLAIVIHVFVAITGFMPGQWLENIGLMIDSRNGIPEDESWRTYLFNSAHGWQEFWKWNVPGPLFRFSDLINSNRFFKILSLFLLGYYIGRRQFALYLEADRLIIKKITIYGFLMGIPSNLAYVYFYNDGIQLPEPLGLLDSVFQIVGGFSLGLAIMGGLTIAYFNGHKWLMWFAPMGKMALTNYLMQTIICIGLFYCIAFALGGKMGLTYIYLITVGIILFQMLYSKVWLKYYRYGPMEWLWRKLTYGRLK